Genomic segment of Parageobacillus genomosp. 1:
GAACGGGACTGCTCCGTGCAGCGCCGTCATCAAAAAGTGGTGGAAGTGGCGCCGAGCGTCTCGCTATCGGATGAATTGCGGCAAAGAATATGTGAAGCTGCGGTCAAACTTATGAAAAATGTAGGCTACGTGAACGCGGGAACGGTAGAGTTTCTCGTATCCGGCAACGATTTTTATTTCATCGAAGTCAATCCGCGCATTCAAGTGGAACATACGATTACGGAAATGATCACCGGAATCGATATCGTCCAATCGCAAATTTTGATTGCCGCAGGATATTCGCTTCATAGCAAAGAGGTTGGCATTCCAAAGCAAGAAGATATTCGCATTAACGGATATGCGATTCAGTCGCGCGTAACGACGGAAGATCCGCTTAACAATTTTATGCCGGATACCGGAAAAATTATGGCATACCGTTCTGGCGGCGGTTTTGGCGTACGCTTAGACGCGGGCAACGGTTTCCAAGGAGCAGTGATTACGCCGTATTACGATTCTTTGCTTGTGAAATTATCCACATGGGCGCTCACGTTTGAGCAAGCCGCAAGAAAAATGTTGCGAAACTTGCGGGAGTTCCGAATCCGTGGAATTAAAACAAATATTCCATTTTTAGAAAATGTCGTGCAGCATCCAAAATTTTTATCGGGAGAATATGATACGTCGTTTATTGATACGACGCCGGAACTGTTCGTCTTCCCACGCCGGAAAGACCGCGGCACGAAGATGTTGACGTATATCGGAACCGTTACGGTAAACGGCTTTCCTGGAATCGGGAAAAAGAAAAAACCGGTATTTGATAAACCGCGCATCCCGAAAGTCAGTTATGCTGAACCGGTTTCGGACGGGACGAAGAAAATTTTAGAGGAAAAGGGGCCAGAAGGGCTCGTACAATGGATAAAAGAGCAGGACCGCGTATTGCTGACGGATACGACATTCCGCGACGCCCATCAATCGTTGCTGGCGACGCGCGTGCGTACGGTCGATTTGGCTCGCATCGCCGAACCGACGGCGCACCTGTTGCCAAATTTGTTCTCACTTGAAATGTGGGGCGGGGCGACGTTTGACGTTGCGTACCGCTTCTTAAAAGAAGATCCGTGGGACCGCTTGTTAAAATTGCGGGAACGAATTCCAAATATTTTATTCCAAATGCTGCTGCGCTCTGCCAACGCTGTCGGTTACAAAAACTATCCAGATAATGTCATTCGCGAATTTGTCGAAAAATCAGCACAAGCGGGCATTGACGTATTCCGCATTTTTGACAGCTTAAACTGGGTAAAAGGAATGACGGTGGCCATTGACGCCGTTCGGCAAACCGGCAAAATTGCCGAAGCGGCCGTTTGCTATACAGGAGATATTTTAGATCCGGGCCGTCCGAAGTATAATCTCGATTACTATAAAACGATCGCCAAAGAGTTGGAGCAAGCGGGAGCGCATATTTTGGCAATTAAAGATATGGCTGGCTTATTGAAGCCGGAGGCGGCTTATGTGCTTATTTCCGCGTTGAAAGAAACGGTGGATATTCCAATTCATCTTCATACGCATGATACGAGCGGCAACGGTATTTATATGTATGCCAAAGCGATTGAAGCGGGCGTCGATATTGTCGATGTCGCCGTCAGCTCGATGGCGGGCTTGACGTCGCAACCGAGCGCCAATACGCTTTATTACGCATTAGAAGGCACAGAGCGCGCGCCGGAGATCAATATCCATGGACTCGAGCAGCTTTCCCGATATTGGGAAGACGTTCGGAAGTTTTATCAAGAATTTGAAAGCGGCATGAATTCTCCACATACGGAAGTGTATATGCATGAAATGCCGGGCGGACAATACAGCAACCTGCAGCAGCAGGCTAAAGCGGTTGGGCTTGGTGACCGCTGGGATGAAGTGAAAGAAATGTACCGCCGTGTCAATGACTTGTTCGGCGATATCGTTAAAGTAACGCCATCATCTAAAGTCGTCGGCGATATGGCGCTTTATATGGTGCAAAATAATTTGACGGAACAAGATATTTTCGAGCGCGGCGAAACGCTTGACTTCCCGGATTCGGTTGTGGAGTTCTTTGAAGGATATTTAGGACAGCCGCACGGCGGATTCCCGAAAGAATTGCAGCGCATTATTTTAAAAGGGCGCGAGCCGATTACCGTTCGGCCTGGGGAATTGCTAGAGCCAGTAGATTTTGACCATTTAAGAGAAGAATTATACCATACTCTTGACCGCGAAGTGACCGATTTTGATGTGCTGGCCTATGCCCTTTACCCGAAAGTATTTTTAGAATATGCGGAAACAGTTAAAAAATATGGCGATATTTCGGTGTTGGACACACCGACTTTCCTATATGGAATGCGCCTTGGCGAAGAAATCGAAGTAGAAATCGAAAAAGGGAAAACGCTCATTGTCAAGCTCGTTTCGATCGGGCAGCCGCAGGCGGACGGAACGCGGGTCGTCTACTTTGAATTAAACGGACAGCCGCGCGAAGTGATTATCCGCGATGAAAGCATTAAATCGGCAGTCGTCGAACGCATTAAAGCAGACCGTGCCAATCCGAATCATATTGCGGCGACGATGCCGGGAACGGTCGTGAAAGTGCTCGTTGAAAAAGGCGAAAAAGTGAACAAAGGCGACCATTTAATGATTACGGAAGCGATGAAGATGGAAACGACGGTTCAGGCGCCATTCTCGGGCATTGTCAAAGACATTTATGTAAAAAATGGTGATGCTATTCAAGCGGGAGATTTATTAATTGAATTGACGAAATAAAATAAAAGCGCTTGGGTTTGCCCCAAGCGCTTTTATTTTAGCAATATCGATGGACCGTATTGTTTTTGCTGGGGTGTTTCCCCCACTTTGAGCTTATGATGTTTGCTTCGTAAAGCAAGCATCATTAAATAGCTAAGCACCCCGAACAAGCAGGAAATGAAAAAGGCGTGTGCCAAAGCAATATACAAATTTAACTGCGTAAATACGATGAGCGCTCCCGTTGTCATTTGTGCCAAAGCAAGGACGAGGGAAACCATCCAGCCATAATAAATGACACGTTGGTGTCTATAATGTTTTACCGCACGGATGGTTGCAATCGCAATCCAGATAATAATAAGCGCTGCAGCAAGGCGGTGTCCCATTTGCACCCATTCATGAAGCTGCACAGGAATGATGCGTGTTTTGGAGCAAAGCGGCCAGCTTGGACATGCTAAATTTGCCTTCATGTGGCGGACCAATGCGCCGGTATAAACAACGATATAAGAATAAGTGGTGACGCCGTAAATATGAAATTTCATTGTTCGATCCAATACGAGCGACTCGGCATCAAATTTTTTGTCGATTTCAAAAATAAGCAGCGTTAGCAAAAAAACGGCTGCGAACGAAATGAGGGAGATGCCGAAATGCAGCGCAAGGACGAAATCAGATTGCCCCCAGACGACGGCGGCGGCGCCAATTAATCCTTGCAACACGAGAAAGACAAAGGAAACGATCGCTAAAAACTTTGTTTCGCGAATATGCCCGATCGCCCGCCATACCCAGACAGATAGGACAAGCACCATTATTCCAGCTAAACCAGATACGAGCCGATGGCTTAATTCGATAACGAGTTCAGGGGGTAATTTGCGAAGGGATTAACTGGCCATGGCAAAGCGGCCATGATCGTCCGCACCCCATGCCGGATTCGGTTTTTGTTACGAGTGCTCCGCCGATGAGGACAAAGAGCATTGCCAATGTCGTAGTCGATGCAAACCACTTTAAAGAACGCTGCAAAATCTTCACCTTCTTGTATTGTGAAATCATTATCTTGTCAATAATTTTAGAAGTATACATTTATCTTACAATAAAAACGGCAATTTAGCTAAATACAATTTTACATGATGATGCGCAGAAAAACAAAATGTCGTTTACATATTGAATATGTTGAATAAGTTTGTTAGAAATATTAATGGGATAAGTGGTACAAGCGTTTTCTGCTGATAGAGAGAATAATGCGTTTTTTGTAATTCGAAAATTTGACACAAATTATTCAAAAAAAGTTCACATTATGTCATGAAAATGTGATTTAATATAAAGAGAAAATAGGATTTTTCGTTCTAATGAAAGAAATACTTTCCTGCGAAGATAATTTGCCAATGCGTTATGATATGATAGAAGTGAAGAAAAATTTTTTCATATGGCACCGTTCATTGAGCGTATGAAAGCTGGCGGTGCGATGAGGAGGAACAGGAGAATGGCAAATTTAAAAACGATGTCTGAACATGCTGACCACGCGGGAGAGCGCTCGCGTGTAAATATAGGGATTATTTGGAAAGAACTTTCCTCCGTCATTAAAATAGGAATCGTCAACTCGAATTTAATCACCACTTTTACCGGACTATGGTTGGCGCTCTATTTTACGGGGGAAGGTTTTTTGGAAAATCTTCATATTGTATTTTTTGCGTTGTTTGGTGCTGCACTCGTTATAGCAGGTTCGTGCAGCATTAATAACTTTATTGACCGCGATATCGACCGGTTTATGGAACGGACAAAAGCGCGGCCGACCGTAACGGGAACGATGGAACCAAAGCGGGTGCTTTGGCTTGGGATCGCTCTAGTAACGGTAGGAACGATTAGCCTGCTAATGACGACGGTTACCGCTGCTGTCGTCGGGCTAATCGGAATGGTTACTTACGTATTTTTGTACACGATGTGGTCAAAGCGAAATTATACGCTTAACACCGTTATCGGCAGCATCTCCGGTGCCGTGCCGCCGGTCATTGGATGGACAGCGGTAGATCCAAGCTTCCATGTTGTTCCGATCATTTTATTTTTAATTATGTTTCTATGGCAGCCGCCGCACTTTTTGGCACTAGCAATGAAACGGTGCGAAGAGTACCGTGCCGCAGGCATCCCGATGCTTCCGGTTGTGCACGGCTTTGCGATCACAAAGCGGCAGATCGTTGTATGGGTTGCATGCTTATTGCCACTGCCATTTTATCTGTTCTCATTAGGCGTGCCGTTTTTAACTATTGCTACGTTATTAAACGTGGGGTGGCTTGCATTAGGGCTTTATGGGTTTAAAATGAAAGATGATTTGAAGTGGGCAAAGTGGATGTTTATTTATTCGCTTAATCATTTGACGATTTTATTTGTGGCGATGGTCATCGCTACCCTTTGGTAAACAAAAGAGGTTTAAAATTCTTTCCATTATGAGAAAGAATTCATATAAATTATTTTTATTTCATCAAGTAGAAAGAGGGGTTTGATTAGGCTATGAAAAAATGGCTACGTAACTGGCGCTTATTTTCTCTTTTTAGTGTAATGGCGCTTCTGTTAGCCGGCTGTGGAAAGCCGTTTTTATCGACGCTTCAGCCGGCAGGTGAAGCAGCAGACATGGAATATTCACTCATGCTGCTTAGCACGGCCATTATGGTGCTCGTTGTTGTTGTGGTAACGATTATCTTTGTATACGTTGTCCTTCGTTTCCGGCAACGTAAAGGCGAGGAAAACAAAATTCCAAAACAGGTGGAAGGAAACCATAAGCTCGAAATTATTTGGACTGTTATTCCGATTATTCTCTTGCTTATTTTGGCAGTTCCAACGGTTTATGCAACCTTTAAACTTGCGGACGTCAAACCGATGAACAAAGAAAAACGCGATAAACATACCGTTGTTGTTAACGTCCGCGCTAATCTTTATTGGTGGGAATTTGAATATCCAGACTATGGAGTTATTACAAGCCAAGATTTAGTGGTTCCAACAAATGAGCGAGTGTATTTCAATTTAAAATCTTCTGATGTCAAACACTCGTTCTGGATTCCTGCGGTCGGTGGAAAAATGGATACAAACATAGAAACGAAAAACCAATTTTGGCTTGAATTTGACCAAAAAGCGGCCGACAAAGCAGGAGGCATTTTCTACGGAAAATGTGCGGAGCTTTGCGGTCCGTCCCATGCATTAATGGACTTTAAAGTTAGAGCGCTTCCACGCAATGAGTTTGACGCTTGGATCAAAAAGATGCAAAATGCGAAAAAGCCGGTTGTCACAGATCCGGTTGCCAAACAAGGGGAAGCAATTTTCAATAAAAGCTGTATTGGCTGCCATGCAGTTACACCGTTGGACAAACGCCCAGAGCAGGCACGTACGGCGCCAAACTTGGCAAACTTCGGCGATCGCACGCGCATTGCCGGTGTTTTAGCACATAATGAGGAAAACCTAAAGAAATGGCTAAAAGATCCTGAAAGTGTGAAGCCTGGAAATAAAATGGCAGGCACATATGGCAACTTAACGGATGAGCAAATTAATGCTTTAACAAAATACTTAATGAGTCTAAAGGTTGAATAACAAGCAGTTTTTCTATAAAAAGGAGGTTTAAATCCGTGAGTACAGTAGCTCGCAAAAAGAGCATAATATGGGACTACCTTACAACGGTCGACCATAAAAAAATCGCTCATCTTTATTTAATTGCTGGTGGCATTTTCTTCTTAATGGGTGGCGTTGAAGCGCTGCTCATCCGTATCCAGCTTATAAAGCCGAATAATGATTTCATCGTCGGCGGACTGTATAACCAAGTTTTGACGATGCACGGTACAACAATGATTTTCTTGGCAGCGATGCCGTTATTATTCGCATTGATGAATGCGGCTGTACCAATTCAAATCGGCGCGCGTGACGTTGCGTTTCCGTTCTTAAACGCATTAGGTTTTTGGTTGTTCTTTTTCGGGGGGCTTTTCCTAAACTGTTCATGGCTTTTAGGCGGAGCTCCTGATGCGGGTTGGACGTCTTATGCTTCGCTGTCATTGGAATCACCAGGATACGGAATTGACTTTTACTTATTAGGTTTGCAAGTTTCCGGTTTCGGTACATTAATTAGTGGTATTAACTTCCTAGTAACAATCATTAATATGCGCGCTCCAGGCATGACGTTCATGCGTATGCCAATGCTTACTTGGGCAACATTCGTTGCTTCTGCGTTAATCTTATTTGCGTTCCCGCCATTAACGATTGGTTATCTTTTATTGATATTGGACCGCTTATTTGGCGGTAACTTCTTCAATGCGGCGTTAGGCGGCAATACCATTATTTATGAACACTTATTCTGGATTTTCGGGCACCCAGAAGTATATATCTTAGTATTGCCGGCATTCGGTATTTTCTCTGAAATTATCGCGACTTTCTCTAAAAAACGTTTATTCGGATACTCTTCCATGGTATTTGCGATTGTATTAATCGGCTTTTTAGGATTCATGGTGTGGGCGCACCACATGTTTACAGTTGGTATGGGACCAGTTGCGAACGCAATTTTTGCAGTTGCGACAATGGCCATTGCTGTTCCAACAGGTATTAAAATCTTTAACTGGTTATTCACGATGTGGGGCGGAAGCATCCGCTTTACAACACCAATGTTATATGCTGTTGCGTTTATTCCGTCTTTCGTTATCGGTGGAGTAACTGGGGTTATGCAAGCGGCAGCACCGGCTGACTATCAATATCATGACAGCTACTTCATCGTTGCTCACTTCCACTATGTCATTGTTGGCGGAGTAGTATTCGGTATCTTAGCTGGCACACATTATTGGTGGCCAAAAATGTTTGGGCGAATGTTAAATGAAACGCTTGGCAAAATTACATTCTGGCTATTCTTTATCGGCTTCCATTTAACG
This window contains:
- the coxB gene encoding cytochrome c oxidase subunit II, which gives rise to MKKWLRNWRLFSLFSVMALLLAGCGKPFLSTLQPAGEAADMEYSLMLLSTAIMVLVVVVVTIIFVYVVLRFRQRKGEENKIPKQVEGNHKLEIIWTVIPIILLLILAVPTVYATFKLADVKPMNKEKRDKHTVVVNVRANLYWWEFEYPDYGVITSQDLVVPTNERVYFNLKSSDVKHSFWIPAVGGKMDTNIETKNQFWLEFDQKAADKAGGIFYGKCAELCGPSHALMDFKVRALPRNEFDAWIKKMQNAKKPVVTDPVAKQGEAIFNKSCIGCHAVTPLDKRPEQARTAPNLANFGDRTRIAGVLAHNEENLKKWLKDPESVKPGNKMAGTYGNLTDEQINALTKYLMSLKVE
- the pyc gene encoding pyruvate carboxylase, which produces MKMRRINKVLVANRGEIAIRVFRACTELGIRTVAIYSKEDTGSYHRYKADEAYLVGEGKKPIEAYLDIEGIIEIAKAHDVDAIHPGYGFLSENIQFAKRCREEGIIFIGPNEEHLDMFGDKVKARHQAELAGIPVIPGSDGPVHSLEEVVRFADTYGYPIIIKAALGGGGRGMRIVRSKSEVKEAFERAKSEAKAAFGSDDVYVEKLIEKPKHIEVQILGDYEGNIVHLYERDCSVQRRHQKVVEVAPSVSLSDELRQRICEAAVKLMKNVGYVNAGTVEFLVSGNDFYFIEVNPRIQVEHTITEMITGIDIVQSQILIAAGYSLHSKEVGIPKQEDIRINGYAIQSRVTTEDPLNNFMPDTGKIMAYRSGGGFGVRLDAGNGFQGAVITPYYDSLLVKLSTWALTFEQAARKMLRNLREFRIRGIKTNIPFLENVVQHPKFLSGEYDTSFIDTTPELFVFPRRKDRGTKMLTYIGTVTVNGFPGIGKKKKPVFDKPRIPKVSYAEPVSDGTKKILEEKGPEGLVQWIKEQDRVLLTDTTFRDAHQSLLATRVRTVDLARIAEPTAHLLPNLFSLEMWGGATFDVAYRFLKEDPWDRLLKLRERIPNILFQMLLRSANAVGYKNYPDNVIREFVEKSAQAGIDVFRIFDSLNWVKGMTVAIDAVRQTGKIAEAAVCYTGDILDPGRPKYNLDYYKTIAKELEQAGAHILAIKDMAGLLKPEAAYVLISALKETVDIPIHLHTHDTSGNGIYMYAKAIEAGVDIVDVAVSSMAGLTSQPSANTLYYALEGTERAPEINIHGLEQLSRYWEDVRKFYQEFESGMNSPHTEVYMHEMPGGQYSNLQQQAKAVGLGDRWDEVKEMYRRVNDLFGDIVKVTPSSKVVGDMALYMVQNNLTEQDIFERGETLDFPDSVVEFFEGYLGQPHGGFPKELQRIILKGREPITVRPGELLEPVDFDHLREELYHTLDREVTDFDVLAYALYPKVFLEYAETVKKYGDISVLDTPTFLYGMRLGEEIEVEIEKGKTLIVKLVSIGQPQADGTRVVYFELNGQPREVIIRDESIKSAVVERIKADRANPNHIAATMPGTVVKVLVEKGEKVNKGDHLMITEAMKMETTVQAPFSGIVKDIYVKNGDAIQAGDLLIELTK
- the cyoE gene encoding heme o synthase, with product MANLKTMSEHADHAGERSRVNIGIIWKELSSVIKIGIVNSNLITTFTGLWLALYFTGEGFLENLHIVFFALFGAALVIAGSCSINNFIDRDIDRFMERTKARPTVTGTMEPKRVLWLGIALVTVGTISLLMTTVTAAVVGLIGMVTYVFLYTMWSKRNYTLNTVIGSISGAVPPVIGWTAVDPSFHVVPIILFLIMFLWQPPHFLALAMKRCEEYRAAGIPMLPVVHGFAITKRQIVVWVACLLPLPFYLFSLGVPFLTIATLLNVGWLALGLYGFKMKDDLKWAKWMFIYSLNHLTILFVAMVIATLW
- the ctaD gene encoding cytochrome c oxidase subunit I yields the protein MSTVARKKSIIWDYLTTVDHKKIAHLYLIAGGIFFLMGGVEALLIRIQLIKPNNDFIVGGLYNQVLTMHGTTMIFLAAMPLLFALMNAAVPIQIGARDVAFPFLNALGFWLFFFGGLFLNCSWLLGGAPDAGWTSYASLSLESPGYGIDFYLLGLQVSGFGTLISGINFLVTIINMRAPGMTFMRMPMLTWATFVASALILFAFPPLTIGYLLLILDRLFGGNFFNAALGGNTIIYEHLFWIFGHPEVYILVLPAFGIFSEIIATFSKKRLFGYSSMVFAIVLIGFLGFMVWAHHMFTVGMGPVANAIFAVATMAIAVPTGIKIFNWLFTMWGGSIRFTTPMLYAVAFIPSFVIGGVTGVMQAAAPADYQYHDSYFIVAHFHYVIVGGVVFGILAGTHYWWPKMFGRMLNETLGKITFWLFFIGFHLTFFIQHFLGLMGMPRRVFTYLPGQGLETGNLISSIGAFFMAAGVIVLLINIVVTAINGKKAEADAWGVGRTLEWAVSSPAPEYNFAQTPLVRGVDAYWLEKMEGKKGLTPAEPLGDIHMPNPSFLPFVISLGLFIASFGIMYHNDRAWGLPVAIFGLLITFGAMFLRSVIDDHGFHIHKDEIIEAEKKGVKA